From the Oncorhynchus nerka isolate Pitt River linkage group LG20, Oner_Uvic_2.0, whole genome shotgun sequence genome, one window contains:
- the LOC115103327 gene encoding coagulation factor XIII B chain-like encodes MKEIPLSVIIVLHIWSYGVKAQESGKVCERPQLDNGFVDPEQNMYQDGMTLTYACDKGLKTPMEGWWGMITCENGRWSDTPLCTASHSCDAPPQVNHATVVQQYQNNFSNGSKVVYKCKRSYIMEGNADVVCLLGEWTSAPTCSHEALRKCRDNEFQCSNRRCIPTIWRCDKDDDCSDNSDEENCGYENVDP; translated from the exons ATGAAGGAAATACCACTGTCTGTCATTATTGTACTACACATCTGGTCCTACGGTGTTAAAG CTCAAGAATCTGGAAAAGTCTGTGAAAGACCCCAACTGGACAATGGCTTTGTTGACCCGGAGCAGAACATGTACCAGGATGGCATGACTTTGACTTATGCCTGTGATAAAGGTCTGAAAACACCAATGGAAGGCTGGTGGGGGATGATTACATGTGAGAATGGTAGATGGTCTGATACTCCTCTGTGTACGG CCAGTCATTCTTGTGATGCACCTCCTCAAGTGAACCATGCAACCGTTGTTCAACAATATCAAAACAACTTTAGTAATGGATCAAAAGTGGTTTATAAATGCAAAAGATCCTACATAATGGAAGGGAATGCAGATGTAGTCTGCCTTTTAGGAGAATGGACCTCCGCCCCCACATGCA GTCATGAAGCCTTACGGAAGTGTAGGGACAACGAGTTTCAGTGCAGTAACAGAAGGTGTATACCGACCATCTGGAGGTGCGACAAAGATGACGACTGCTCAGACAACAGCGATGAGGAAAACTGTG GTTATGAAAATGTAGATCCATAA